One Arcobacter lacus genomic region harbors:
- the trxA gene encoding thioredoxin: MGKYIELNKNNIKENIEEGVALVDFWAPWCGPCRMIAPAIDQLAEEFENKAKICKVNTEEEPDLTNEYQVRSIPTILFFKNGEIVDQLIGATSKAKLEEKLNSLL, from the coding sequence ATGGGGAAATATATAGAACTAAATAAAAATAATATAAAAGAAAATATTGAAGAAGGTGTTGCTTTAGTAGATTTCTGGGCACCTTGGTGCGGTCCTTGTAGAATGATTGCTCCTGCAATTGATCAATTAGCAGAAGAATTTGAAAATAAAGCAAAAATTTGTAAAGTTAATACAGAAGAAGAACCAGATTTAACAAATGAATATCAAGTAAGATCAATTCCTACTATTCTTTTCTTTAAAAATGGAGAAATTGTTGATCAACTAATTGGAGCAACATCTAAAGCTAAACTTGAAGAAAAATTAAACAGCCTATTATAA